CAAGTGAGCGGTGGAGTGGCGAATGATGGACAGGCCGTCGGCGTCCTTGTCGGTGACGATAGCCAGATCGGCATTGCGGTCGATCAGGTAGCTGGTATCGACCAGCTGGCCATCCACGCGGCCCGCCAGCGCGGCGCGCGCCAGACCAGTGCCGATGGATGCGGCCACTTCATGAACCGTTACCGGTTTGTCGAATGAACGGACCGAGCCGTCCGGCAAGCGAATGTCTGGCATATCAACTCCAACGAGGGCGAGAGGTTTGTGTGAGCGATTCTAAAACGTAAGGATAAAAAAAAAGTGCGGCCTGAGCCGCACTTCTTTTTTCGCATGGTACAACCCGCAAGGCTCAGCTTCCGTGAGTATGTCGGGTTGTGGTAGTTCGCAAAGCTTTCACTTGTTCACTCCATGCATTGAATTTGGTAGGCACGATTGGATTCGAACCAACGACCCCCACCATGTCAAGGTGGTGCTCTAACCAACTGAGCTACGTGCCTGTCGTCGAGGTGTGCATAGTATAAGAGCCTACCCGTCTTGGCAAGCACTATTTTGCATCCTCGGCGCAGGCCGCGCGCTTGCTGTATACTAGCGGACTGATTTTGCTAAACAAACCTTGAAGCGACACTTCGAATAATGTTGAAGTTTACCGTACACAAAACCTCCGGCGGCGCGCGACGCGGCACGCTGGAGCTGAACCACGGCACCGTGGAGACCCCGGTCTTCCAGCCGGTGGGCACCTACGGCTCGGTGAAAGCGATGAGCCCGGTGGAGTTGAACGACATCGGCGCGCAGATCATTCTGGGCAACACTTTCCACCTGTGGCTGCGCCCGGGCCTGGAAATCGTCGAGCAGTTCGGCGGCCTGCACGAGTTCATCGGCTGGGACAAGCCCATCCTCACCGACTCCGGCGGCTTCCAGGTGTTCAGCCTGTCCGACATGCGCAAGCTGACCGAAGAAGGCTGCACCTTCCAGAGCCCGATCAACGGCGACAAGTTGTTCCTGAGCCCGGAAATCTCGATGAAGATCCAGACCGTGCTCAATTCGGACATCGTGATGCAGCTGGACGAGTGCACGCCGGGCCAGGTGGACCACGCCACCGCGCAGAAATCGCTGCAGATGAGCCTGCGCTGGGCCGAGCGCTCGCGCCGCGCCTTCGACGATCTGAAAAACCCCAATGCGCTGTTCGGCATCGTGCAAGGCAACCTTTATACCGATTTGCGCCAGGAATCGCTGGAAGGCCTGATGCAGGTCGGTTTCGACGGCATCGCCATCGGCGGCCTGTCGGTGGGCGAGCCCAAGCCGGAAATGTACCGGATGCTGACCGAACTGAAGGACATGCTGCCGGCCGAGAAGCCGCACTATCTGATGGGCGTGGGCACGCCGGAAGACCTGGTGCACGGCGTGGCCAACGGCGTGGACATGTTCGACTGCGTGATGCCGACCCGCAACGCGCGCAATGGCTGGATCTTCACCCAATGGGGCGACGTCAAGATCAAGAACGCGCGCTACAAGGACGACAAGAAGCCGCTGGACGAAGAGTGCGCATGCTACGCCTGCCGCAACTTCAGCCGCGCCTACCTGCACCACCTGCACCGCGTGGGCGAAATCCTGGGCGCGCGCCTGAACACCATCCACAACTTGCATTACTACCAGGAATTGATGCGCGAAATGCGCAAGGCCATCGAAGAAGACCGCTTCGAGGACTTCCGCCTGGAGTTCGCCGCCAAGCGCGCTCGCGGCGTCAATTAATTAAAGCTGTGACAACGGGAACCTAGCGGCGTCGGGCACGGTCCCACGCCGCTGCCGCGCGCCATGGTTGGAAAAGCCATGGAGCATGGATACAATGGCCTGTTTGAATGCCAGTCATACATAATCATTAGGAGTCTTTCGATGTTCATTACTCCCGCCTTCGCCGCCGGTGGCGCCGCCCCCGCAGGTTTCGACCTGATGGGCTTCCTGCCGATGATCGTGATCTTCGTGCTGTTCTACTTCCTGATGATCCGTCCTCAGCAGAAGCGCATGAAGGAAACCCAGAAGATGCTGTCGGAAATCCAAAAGGGCGATGAAGTCGTCACCCAGGGCGGCATCATCGGCCGCGTGGCCAAGGTCAGCGAACAATACCTGACCGTTGAAATCGCCAACGGCGTGGAAATCAACGTACAGCGCGGCGCCGTCAGCGCCAAGCTGGAAAAGGGCACGCTGAAGTCCCTGTAATGCCAATCACGGCCGCCCCCGGACCCTCCGCAGGCGGCCTGTTCATTTTCCATCCCAGAACTAGAACATGAACCGCTACCCTCTCTGGAAATACCTCGTCATCGTGGTGGCGCTGATCATTTCGGCGATCTACACGCTGCCCAACTTCTACGGCGAAACGCCCGCGGTGCAGGTGTCCAGCTCGCGCCAATCCATTCCGGTGGACACCGCCGTGATGGCGCGCGTGGAAAACGCCCTGAAGTCGCAGAGCCTGAGTCCCGACGGCGTATTCCTCGACAACAACAGCCTGAAGGTCCGCTTCAAGGACACCGACACCCAGCTGAAGGCGCGCGACGCCATCCAGCACGAGCTGGGCGACAACTACATCATCGCACTGAACCTGCTGCCGGCTTCCCCGGCCTGGCTGTCCTCGCTGCACGCCAACCCGATGTTCCTGGGCCTTGACCTGCGCGGCGGCGTGCACTTCCTGCTGGAAGTGGACATGAAGGCCGCCATCGACAAGGCGATGGACCGTTACTCCGGCGACCTGCGCCGCGAGCTGAAGAACAAGCAAGTGCGCTACGGCAACATCCGCCGTACCGGCAACACGCTGGAAGTGCAGCTGCGCGACAACGACACGCTGAAATCGGCACAGGACGTGGCCTACCGCATGCTGCCCACCCTGGCCATCCGCGCCGATGACTCCAGCAACAAGCTGATCCTGACGCTGAAGCCGGAAGAAGTCATCAAGATCCAGAACGACGCGGTCAAGCAGAACATCACCACCCTGCACAACCGCGTCAATGAGCTTGGCACCACCGAGCCCATCATCCAGCAGGCCGGCCCGAACCGCATCGTGGTGCAGCTGCCCGGCATCCAGGACACCGCCCGCGCCAAGGACATCATCGGCCGCACCGCCACGCTGGAAGTGCGCATGGTGGAAGACGACCAAGGCAAGGTGGCCGACGCCATGGCAGGCAATGTGCCGGCCGGCTACGAGCTGCTGGACGAAGTCACCTCCCGCGGCCAGAGCAAGATCCTGCTGAAGAACGACGTGGAGCTGACCGGCGACAATATCAACGACGCCCAGCCTAGCTTCGACCAGTTCGGCGCGCCCGCCGTCAGCATCACGCTGGACAGCACCGGCGCCGCCATCTTCCGCCAGCTGACCGGCGAAAACGTCGGCAAGCGCATGGCGATGGTGCTGGTGGAAAAAGGCCGCAAGGAAGTGGTGACCGCGCCGGTGATCCGCACCGAAATCGGCGGCGGCCGCGTGGAAATCTCCGGCAGCATGAACAATGCCGAAGCCAACGACACCGCCCTGCTGCTGCGCGCCGGCTCCCTGGCCGCCCCGATGAACATCATCGAGGAACGCACCATCGGCCCGAGCCTGGGCAAGGAAAACATCGAGAAGGGCTTCCATGCCACGCTGTGGGGCTTCGCCGCCATCGCCGCGTTCATGGTGATCTACTATGGCCTGTTCGGCGTGTTCTCCGCCCTGTCGCTGGCCATCAACGTGTTCCTGCTGATCGCCATCCTGTCGATGCTGCAAGCCACGCTGACCCTGCCCGGCATCGCCGCCATCGCGCTGGCGCTGGGCATGGCCATCGACGCCAACGTGCTGATCAACGAGCGCATCCGTGAGGAGCTGCGCAACGGGGTGCCGCCGCATTCGGCGATCCAGGCTGGCTATACCCATGCCTGGCACACCATTCTGGACTCCAACGTCACCACGCTGATCGCCGGCCTGGCGCTGATGATCTTCGGCACCGGCCCGGTGCGCGGCTTCGCCATCGTGCACTGCCTGGGCATCATGACCTCGATGTTCTCGGCGGTGCTGGTGTCGCGCGGCCTGGTGAACCTGTGGTACGGCCGCCGCCGCAAACTGACCTCGCTGGCCATCGGCCAGGTGTGGAAACCGGAAAACAAGGGTTAATCCAATGGAGCTTTTCCGCATCAAACGGGACATCCCGTTCATGAGCTACGGCAGGCTCACCACTGCGATCTCGCTGGTGACCTTCATCCTCGCCGTGTTCTTCCTGGCCACCCGCGGCCTGAACTTCAGCGTGGAGTTCACCGGCGGCACGGTGCTGGAAGTGCAGTATCAGCAGTCGGCGGACCTGGACAAGATCCGCGACCGCGTCGACGGCCTCAAGCTGGGCGAAGCCACGGTGCAGAACCTGGGCAGCAGCCGCGACGTGATGATCCGCCTGCCGAACAAGCCGGGCACCAGCTCGGCCCAGCTGTCCGACAAGGTGATGACGCAGCTGAAGGCTGACGATGCCGCCGTGCAATTGCGCAAGGTCGACTTCGTCGGCCCGAGCGTGGGCGCCGAGCTGGTGTCCAGCGGCCTGACCGCCGTCATCCTGGTGTGCCTGGGCATCATGCTCTACCTGGCCATCCGCTTCGAATGGCGCTTCGCCGTGGCGGCCATCATCGCCAACATGCACGACGTGGTGATCATCCTCGGCTGCTTCGCCTTCTTCCGCTGGGAGTTCTCGCTGACCGTGCTGGCCGGCATCCTGGCGGTGCTGGGCTACTCGGTGAACGAATCGGTGGTGGTGTTCGACCGGATCCGCGAAAACTTCCGCAAACCGGGCACCCGCGGCCTGCCGGTGAACCAGGTGATAGACAACGCCATCACCTCCACCATGAGCCGCACCATCATCACCCACTTCTCCACCGAAATGATGGTGGTGTCGATGCTGGTGTTCGGCGGCCCGGCGCTGCACGGCTTCGCCATGGCGCTGACCATAGGCATCGTGTTCGGCATCTACTCCTCGGTGCTGGTGGCCAGCCCGATCGCCCTGTGGCTGGGCGTGAAGCGCGAGCACATGATCAAGCCGGTGAAACCAAAAGAAGAAGCGGTGGTCTGACCTCCGCACCGCATCAACTGGCCGGCTTGTCCGGCCAGTCGGCTGTTGATAGCCCCCTCGCCTTCTTGAAGGCGAGGCTCCCTTGCAGGGCAAGGGCGGGGGGATTGGGATTCAAATAGGCAGGCTGCCGAATGAGCCGCTTATTTGGCGAGGCCCGGCTGTGCCGGGTCCTCTAGAATCGTACCGATTCACCATGTCAGCAGCCAGGCCGGCTTGTCCGGCCAGTTTTTTGCCCTCCTTCGCTCAACCCGAACCACTACTACGTACCGGAAAGCTCATGGAAGTCCTGACATTCCTGATCGATTTCATCCTGCACATCGACACCCACCTGGCGCAGCTGGCGGCCAATTACGGCCCGTGGATCTACGCCATCCTGTTTCTGATCATCTTCTGCGAAACCGGCCTGGTGGTGACGCCCTTCCTGCCGGGCGACTCGCTGCTGTTCGTCGCCGGCGCGCTGGCCGCCATGGGCAAGATGGACGTGCACGCGCTGGTGGGCACCCTGATCGTCGCCGGCATCCTGGGCAATACCGCCAACTACACCATAGGCCGCTACCTCGGCAAGGCGCTGCTGCAACGCTTCCCGCGCTTGATCAAGCAGGACTATCTGGACAAAACCCACGCTTTCTACGCGCGCCACGGCGGCAAGACCATCATCTTCACCCGCTTCGCTCCCATCCTGCGCACTTTCGCGCCGTTTGTGGCCGGCATCGGCGCCATGGGCTATCGCCAGTTCATGGCGTACAACGTCATCGGCGCCATCCTGTGGGTGGCCAGTTTCAGCTACGCCGGCTATTTCTTCGGCAACCTGCCCTTCGTGCGCAAGAATCTGGAACTGCTGATTTTCGGCATCATTTTCGTTTCCTTCCTGCCGGCCATCATTGAATTCCTGCGCCATAAACGCGCGGCCGCCAAGTCTTAATCCGTAGTAAAATCGACAAGGCCGCCCCCACCGGGCGGCCTTATTCGTTTTCCGACACCAGACCTCGCCGCCCATGAACCGCATCCAAAAGCTCCCCGACCACCTCATCAACCAGATCGCCGCCGGCGAAGTGGTGGAACGCCCGGCCTCCGCCTTGAAGGAGATGCTGGAAAACAGCCTGGATGCAGGCTCCAGCCGCATCAGCGTCGATCTGGCCCAGGGCGGCATCAAGCTGATACGCGTGACCGACAACGGCGCCGGCATCGCGGCGGAAGACTTGCCGCTGGCGCTGGACCGCCACGCCACCAGCAAGATCGCCTCGCTGGACGATCTGGAGTCGGTGGCCACCCTGGGCTTCCGCGGCGAGGGTCTGGCCAGCGTGGCCTCGGTGTCTCGGCTGACGCTGGTGAGCCGCCCGCAAGACGCCGAGCATGCCCACCAGATCATCGCCATCGACGGCACGCTGCATCCGGTGGAGCCGGCCGCGCATCCGCATGGCACCAGCGTGGAAGTGGTGGATCTGTATTTCAACACCCCGGCGCGGCGCAAATTCCTGAAAAGCGAAAACACCGAATACGCCCACTGCGAGGCAACCTTCGAGCGCGTGGCGCTGGCGCACCCGGACGTGGAATTCCTGCTGCGCCACAATGGCAAGGTGATCTGGCGCCTGCCCTCGCAAAGCGCGGAAGACCGCGTGGCCGCATTGCTGGGCAAAGACTTCGTCGCGGCAGCCATTCCGCTGGCCAGCCAGGCCGGCCCGCTGGCGCTGTCCGGCTTCATCGCCTCGCCCACCTATTCCAAGGCCAGCCGCGACGCCCAATATTTTTACGTCAACGGCCGCTTCGTCCGCGACAAGACCGCCCAGCACGCGCTGCGCCAGGCCTATCGCGACGTGCTGCACCACGACCGCCACCCGGCTTACGCGCTGTTCTTCCAGCTTGAGCCGTCCGGCGTGGACGTCAACGTGCATCCGACCAAGATCGAGGTGCGCTTCCGCGAAAGCCAGGCCGTGCACCAATTCCTGTTCCACAGCGTGCACAAGGCCTTGGCCGGCACCACCGCCGGCGCCGCGCCGACAGTCCAAGTGGAGGATGCGGCGCCCGGCGTGGCGGCAGACGCACCCGCCGGACTCTCGCGCGGCGAATCGGCCTCGCTGTTCGCCAATGCCGCCCCAAGCCCGCGCCCGGCCTCGTTCTCTTCGCCCGCGCCGCCGCCCTTCCGCTACCAACAGCAATCCATCCCGCTGAACGTGGCGCGCGAGGCCGTGGGCGTGTACGACAAAATGTTCGGCGGCCTGCGCGACGAAGAACGCGCCCAGTCCCAGCCGGAGACGGGCGCCAGCCCCGCCCTGCCCCACCCAGCCGTGCTGGCCATGCCGGCGCACGACGAAAACGGCATCCCGCCGCTAGGCTTCGCGCTGGCGCAACTGCATGGCGTCTATATCCTCAGCCAATGCGCCGAAGGTTTGATCTTGGTGGACATGCACGCGGCGCATGAGCGTATCGTCTACGAAAGGCTGAAAACCGCGCTGGAAGCCGACGCCATCCCGCTGCAGCCCTTGCTGCTGCCGGTGTCGTTCGCCGCCGACCGCATGGAGGTGGCCACCGCCCACGAGCACGGCGAAGAGATGAAAAAGTTGGGCGTAGAGCTGGCGCCGCTGTCCCCCACCCAGATCGCCGTGCGCGGCGTGCCGGTATGGCTGAAAGACGGCGATCCGGTGGAGTTGGCGCGCGCAGTGCTGAAGGACGTGCGCGAGTTCGGCCTCAGCCAGGTGCTGACCGAACGCCGCAATGAACTATTGGCCACCATGGCTTGCCACGGCGCGGTGCGCGCCAACCGCCAGCTGACCTTGCCGGAAATGAACGCGCTGCTGCGCGACATGGAGGCGACGGAACGCTCCGGCCAGTGCAACCACGGCCGCCCCACCTGGAGCCGGTTGACGATGCGCGATCTGGACAAGCTGTTCATGCGCGGTCAGTAAGCGCCGTTTCTGTCATCCATTATTCTTAGCCGTGGCGTCTCAACGCTGAAGACGCCGCGGCCAAAGCGACAAGGTTTGAAGTGAAAGTCAGCGTATTAGTGGAAAACCATAGCCACCGGCCCGAGTTGAAAGCGGAAGCCGGTTTGTCGCTATGGATTGAACGCGGCCCTCATCGCGTGCTGTTCGATACCGGCCGCAGCGGCCTGTTGCTGGAAAACGCCGCCCAGATGGGCATTGATTTATCCAGCCTCAGCCATCTGGTGCTGTCGCATGGCCATTACGACCACAGCGGCGGCCTCGCCCCGCTGGCGGAGCATCTGCGCCCAGCCGCGCGCCCGCAGCTGATCGCCCATCCAAGCGCGCTGCTGCCGCGCGTCGCCACGCTCGGCCCCTGGCCGCTGCGCCGGCTGGGCATTCCCGCTATCCCTGAGACTTTGGCGTCGCAGTTCGATCTGCGCTTGCAGACAGAGCCCTACCCCTTCGCCGACGACTTTGTGTTTCTCGGCCAGATTCCGCGCGAGCGCTACGCCGAAGGCCGCGGCTCGCTGGGCAGGCTCAATCCCGACCAAGCGGACAGCGCGCCCGACATGGTAGAAGATGACTCCGCCCTGGTCTGCAAGACCAGCAAGGGCCTGATCATTTTCAGCGGCTGCGCCCACTCCGGCATCCGCCATATCGTCGACTACGCCAAGCTGGTTTGCGGCGGCGCGCCGGTTCGCGCCGTCATCGGCGGCTTCCATCTGCGCAGCGCCAGCCCGCTGCGGGTATGGCAGGTGCGCCGCTATTTCCAACGGCAAACCGAGCCGCAACTCTTCGCCTGCCATTGCAGCGGCTACGCCCGCCATCTGCTGCCCAAGCAAATGCCCATCGCCACCGGCAGCCGGCTGATCTTCGACTGAACCCCATCTCATTTGGCAAGACTGCGCGCGCCGTTGCATACAAAGGCCGCGCAATCATTGCCAACATTTTGATGCCGCCGCCCATTCATTGAAATGACAGTTAAATGCTCGGCGCTTTATGATGGCGACTCCAGCCAAACAGGAGATCAGCGCATGCGTTTCCCCACATTCGCCGTGCTGGCCATCGCCGCCTTATGCGCAGGACGCGCGTCTGCCGCCGTCGATCAAGCCATTGAACTCAATACCGCCACCGGCCGCATCGCCGGCTCGCTGATGTTGCCGGATCACGCCGACAAACCGCCGGTCGCGCTAATCATCGCCGGCTCCGGCCCCACCAATAGAGACGGCGACAACCCCGGCCTGCCCTATGGCAGCGGCGGCTATCTCAAGCAACTGGCCCAGGCGCTGGCCGAAGCCGGCATCGCCTCGGTGCGCTACGACAAGCGCGCCATAGGCGAGAGCCGCGCCGCCGGCCTGGACGAAGCGGCGCTGCATTTCGACGATTACGTGGGCGACGCCGCCGGCTGGGTCGCCAAGCTGAAAACCGACGCCCGCTTCTCCAAGGTGGCCGTGATCGGCCATAGCGAGGGCTCGCTGATCGGCATGCTGGCGGCGGAAAAGCAAAACGCCGCCGCCTTCGTCTCTCTGGACGGCCCTGCGAGCAACGCGGCGGATATTCTTCGCCTCCAACTGGCGCCCAGGCTGCCGGAAGACTTGGCCAAGCAAAGCGATCGCATCCTGCAAGCGCTGCGGCAAGGCCGCGAAGCCGACAACGTCCCCGGCCCGCTGATGGTGGTGTACCGCCCCAGCATCCAGCCCTACCTGATTTCTTGGTTCCGCTACACCCCCAGCGAAGCGCTGCGCGCGCTGAAAGCGCCCGCTTTGATCATCCAGGGCGGCGCCGACCATCAAGTAGCCAAGAGCGAGGGCAAAACGCTGCATGCCGCCAAACCCGACAGCCAGTTCCTGCTGATTCCCGGCATGAACCACCTGCTGCGCGACGACGAAGCGAACGTCCAGGCCTCATATGGCGCCGCTCCGCAGCCGCTGGCGCCGGAGCTGCCCTCCGCCCTCATCCGCTTTCTGAAGCAGAGTCTGTAAACGCGAAAGCCCGGCCAAGCCGGGCTTCCTGCCGCGCCCAGAGCTGAAGCCAAAACAATATAGGGATCCGAATAAGCGGGATGCGTGCCACCCCGCCGTAGTCCGTTGCAGTCAGACCATCGCCACCGACAAATATTCCAAACAAATACGAAAGATAGTAACCTTATGCCTGACTGACTCGACTCCGTAAAGGCAGATAAAAAATGAAGAGAGTGTTATTACTGATCATGCTGGCAGCGTGCTCGCTAACATCTCACGCCACATCCACTAACGAGCTATTTGCTGACAAACCATACACTCTGAATCTGGATCTGCTACAGGCCTTGGATCCAAAACCTCTTCAAGTCAGCAGCTTCAAACCCGAACCGGCAGAGCCTGAGCGCGTTCAAGGCATACACATCATCTCAGGAGGCCGAATTTACCCCTTCACTTACGAAGTGATCAGTGTCCGCAACCCCAAGCCGGGCATCTTGGAAACTCTGTCGAAAACGCTAGATGGTAAAAGCGATATCATTCTGAAAAACATTGCACCATGCTCTCTCGCCGAACAATGCCTGCACTATTTCGAACGCATCAGTGTGGATGGCAAGCCTCACCATGCCACTTCAAATTATTTGCTGGTTAAAAACCAGACGCTGTATCACTTTTCGGCAGCCAACTACGCCGCATTGATCAATGGATACGAAAGCTGGGGGGCGCCGACCGAGAACAAAAATGCCGAGCTTGAAGTAGGGCGCTTGCTTCAAGCGATCAGCTTCAAAAATACCAAAGCGCCATCCGCCTCCGGCCCGAACTAGATGCTATTTCAAGCTTATTTTCCTGCTTGATTGATAGTGCCAAAATATCTTGAAAACTGAAGCGGGATTACACCGCCAATCACTAAAACCATGAGATTGGCCGCTAGCCGCTGACCAAGCCGGCCTTTTACATCCGGCAATGCGACGCAGCGCGCTAGCGGTCAATAGTCTGCCCGAGCATGCAACTTAAAGCGGCCCAAGCCAAATTGGCGGATATGGCATTAAAGTAAATCCCGCATCCGGTAGTAAGCCATCCCCAACACCAGCGCCGGGGTGCGCAATAATTTGCCGCCGGGAAAGTCGCGATGGCGGATCTTGGCGAACAGGTCCAGCCGCGACGCGGTGCCGGCGATAGCCTCGGCTACAATCTTGCCGGCGATGCCGGTGATATTGACGCCATGGCCGGAAAAGCCCTGCAGATAATAGATATTGCCGTCCAAGCGGCCGAAGTCGGGCGCGCGGTTGACGGTGATGTCGCAGAAGCCGCCCCAGGCGTAATCGACGCGGGTGCCCGCCAGTTGCGGAAACACGTGCAGCATGTCGGCGCGCATCGAGGCGGCCAGATCGCGCGGCTCGCGCCCGGAATAGCTGACCTTGCCGCCGAACAACAAGCGGTGGTCGGCGGACAGCCGGTAGTAATCGAGCACGAAATTGGTGTCGCACACCGCCATATTGTCGGCGATCAGCGCGCCGGCGCGCGCTGCGCCCAAGGGCTCGGTGGCGATGACATAGGTGCCGGCCGGCATAATGCGCCGCTCCAGCTCCGGCGCCAGCGCGCCGATATAGGCATTGCAGGCCAGCACCAGATGTCGGCTGCTCACGCTGCCGCGCTCCGCATGCGCTTTGGGCTGCTGGCCTTTTTCCAGCCTCAGCACTGGGGTCTGCTCGTAAATCCTCACGCCCGC
The Chromobacterium sp. IIBBL 290-4 DNA segment above includes these coding regions:
- a CDS encoding DedA family protein: MEVLTFLIDFILHIDTHLAQLAANYGPWIYAILFLIIFCETGLVVTPFLPGDSLLFVAGALAAMGKMDVHALVGTLIVAGILGNTANYTIGRYLGKALLQRFPRLIKQDYLDKTHAFYARHGGKTIIFTRFAPILRTFAPFVAGIGAMGYRQFMAYNVIGAILWVASFSYAGYFFGNLPFVRKNLELLIFGIIFVSFLPAIIEFLRHKRAAAKS
- the secF gene encoding protein translocase subunit SecF, whose translation is MELFRIKRDIPFMSYGRLTTAISLVTFILAVFFLATRGLNFSVEFTGGTVLEVQYQQSADLDKIRDRVDGLKLGEATVQNLGSSRDVMIRLPNKPGTSSAQLSDKVMTQLKADDAAVQLRKVDFVGPSVGAELVSSGLTAVILVCLGIMLYLAIRFEWRFAVAAIIANMHDVVIILGCFAFFRWEFSLTVLAGILAVLGYSVNESVVVFDRIRENFRKPGTRGLPVNQVIDNAITSTMSRTIITHFSTEMMVVSMLVFGGPALHGFAMALTIGIVFGIYSSVLVASPIALWLGVKREHMIKPVKPKEEAVV
- the yajC gene encoding preprotein translocase subunit YajC encodes the protein MFITPAFAAGGAAPAGFDLMGFLPMIVIFVLFYFLMIRPQQKRMKETQKMLSEIQKGDEVVTQGGIIGRVAKVSEQYLTVEIANGVEINVQRGAVSAKLEKGTLKSL
- a CDS encoding alpha/beta hydrolase, whose protein sequence is MRFPTFAVLAIAALCAGRASAAVDQAIELNTATGRIAGSLMLPDHADKPPVALIIAGSGPTNRDGDNPGLPYGSGGYLKQLAQALAEAGIASVRYDKRAIGESRAAGLDEAALHFDDYVGDAAGWVAKLKTDARFSKVAVIGHSEGSLIGMLAAEKQNAAAFVSLDGPASNAADILRLQLAPRLPEDLAKQSDRILQALRQGREADNVPGPLMVVYRPSIQPYLISWFRYTPSEALRALKAPALIIQGGADHQVAKSEGKTLHAAKPDSQFLLIPGMNHLLRDDEANVQASYGAAPQPLAPELPSALIRFLKQSL
- the secD gene encoding protein translocase subunit SecD, which codes for MNRYPLWKYLVIVVALIISAIYTLPNFYGETPAVQVSSSRQSIPVDTAVMARVENALKSQSLSPDGVFLDNNSLKVRFKDTDTQLKARDAIQHELGDNYIIALNLLPASPAWLSSLHANPMFLGLDLRGGVHFLLEVDMKAAIDKAMDRYSGDLRRELKNKQVRYGNIRRTGNTLEVQLRDNDTLKSAQDVAYRMLPTLAIRADDSSNKLILTLKPEEVIKIQNDAVKQNITTLHNRVNELGTTEPIIQQAGPNRIVVQLPGIQDTARAKDIIGRTATLEVRMVEDDQGKVADAMAGNVPAGYELLDEVTSRGQSKILLKNDVELTGDNINDAQPSFDQFGAPAVSITLDSTGAAIFRQLTGENVGKRMAMVLVEKGRKEVVTAPVIRTEIGGGRVEISGSMNNAEANDTALLLRAGSLAAPMNIIEERTIGPSLGKENIEKGFHATLWGFAAIAAFMVIYYGLFGVFSALSLAINVFLLIAILSMLQATLTLPGIAAIALALGMAIDANVLINERIREELRNGVPPHSAIQAGYTHAWHTILDSNVTTLIAGLALMIFGTGPVRGFAIVHCLGIMTSMFSAVLVSRGLVNLWYGRRRKLTSLAIGQVWKPENKG
- a CDS encoding FAD-binding oxidoreductase: MLSFAHQPHPPSYYAATAHAWGRQPPLQEDASCDVCVVGGGLAGLSAALNLAEKGFSVILLEGAEVGFGASGRNGGQVIAGFASDIAGIRAQVGAEAAKAMWDMSVEAVEIIDERVRHHGIPCDWQRGYVSVAVKPRQMRELEDWRREAESLYGYADQQLWDQETLRGKVGSERYVGGLFDPRSGHLHPLNYTLGLAGAALAAGVRIYEQTPVLRLEKGQQPKAHAERGSVSSRHLVLACNAYIGALAPELERRIMPAGTYVIATEPLGAARAGALIADNMAVCDTNFVLDYYRLSADHRLLFGGKVSYSGREPRDLAASMRADMLHVFPQLAGTRVDYAWGGFCDITVNRAPDFGRLDGNIYYLQGFSGHGVNITGIAGKIVAEAIAGTASRLDLFAKIRHRDFPGGKLLRTPALVLGMAYYRMRDLL
- the mutL gene encoding DNA mismatch repair endonuclease MutL: MNRIQKLPDHLINQIAAGEVVERPASALKEMLENSLDAGSSRISVDLAQGGIKLIRVTDNGAGIAAEDLPLALDRHATSKIASLDDLESVATLGFRGEGLASVASVSRLTLVSRPQDAEHAHQIIAIDGTLHPVEPAAHPHGTSVEVVDLYFNTPARRKFLKSENTEYAHCEATFERVALAHPDVEFLLRHNGKVIWRLPSQSAEDRVAALLGKDFVAAAIPLASQAGPLALSGFIASPTYSKASRDAQYFYVNGRFVRDKTAQHALRQAYRDVLHHDRHPAYALFFQLEPSGVDVNVHPTKIEVRFRESQAVHQFLFHSVHKALAGTTAGAAPTVQVEDAAPGVAADAPAGLSRGESASLFANAAPSPRPASFSSPAPPPFRYQQQSIPLNVAREAVGVYDKMFGGLRDEERAQSQPETGASPALPHPAVLAMPAHDENGIPPLGFALAQLHGVYILSQCAEGLILVDMHAAHERIVYERLKTALEADAIPLQPLLLPVSFAADRMEVATAHEHGEEMKKLGVELAPLSPTQIAVRGVPVWLKDGDPVELARAVLKDVREFGLSQVLTERRNELLATMACHGAVRANRQLTLPEMNALLRDMEATERSGQCNHGRPTWSRLTMRDLDKLFMRGQ
- a CDS encoding MBL fold metallo-hydrolase, whose product is MKVSVLVENHSHRPELKAEAGLSLWIERGPHRVLFDTGRSGLLLENAAQMGIDLSSLSHLVLSHGHYDHSGGLAPLAEHLRPAARPQLIAHPSALLPRVATLGPWPLRRLGIPAIPETLASQFDLRLQTEPYPFADDFVFLGQIPRERYAEGRGSLGRLNPDQADSAPDMVEDDSALVCKTSKGLIIFSGCAHSGIRHIVDYAKLVCGGAPVRAVIGGFHLRSASPLRVWQVRRYFQRQTEPQLFACHCSGYARHLLPKQMPIATGSRLIFD
- the tgt gene encoding tRNA guanosine(34) transglycosylase Tgt, whose product is MLKFTVHKTSGGARRGTLELNHGTVETPVFQPVGTYGSVKAMSPVELNDIGAQIILGNTFHLWLRPGLEIVEQFGGLHEFIGWDKPILTDSGGFQVFSLSDMRKLTEEGCTFQSPINGDKLFLSPEISMKIQTVLNSDIVMQLDECTPGQVDHATAQKSLQMSLRWAERSRRAFDDLKNPNALFGIVQGNLYTDLRQESLEGLMQVGFDGIAIGGLSVGEPKPEMYRMLTELKDMLPAEKPHYLMGVGTPEDLVHGVANGVDMFDCVMPTRNARNGWIFTQWGDVKIKNARYKDDKKPLDEECACYACRNFSRAYLHHLHRVGEILGARLNTIHNLHYYQELMREMRKAIEEDRFEDFRLEFAAKRARGVN